The Benincasa hispida cultivar B227 unplaced genomic scaffold, ASM972705v1 Contig446, whole genome shotgun sequence DNA window tttcaaaaaggttTTGAGAATTCGAAAGGAGTTTTGATTTAGAGCTTGCATGCGTTAGAAAGGAAATATGTAGTCTTTTCAGAAAAGTTTAGGCTTTGTTAATTTTCCTAATACCTACTCTATACTTATAGATTTCATATTGTTGATATCATTTAGGTAAGGCAAGGCACaagactttgaaaatatctaaagaacaaaaataaagtatgctaaggtcaaacgcaaggaacaaaatgatagaaatttctcattcattttcatgGAATAACATGGAATAAACAAGCAAGTCAAACTAATAATAAAGATCAAATAAagcaaaatacaaaaataacccAACACCCCAAAACTTCATTATGCAGGCGCGTCATCCCTGCATTTTTCTCCAGGGTCTTCATCAATAAAGCGCAAAGGGTTTTTAAGATGGGCAGGCAATGGAGGCAAGGCAAACATTCCAACCAAGACCTGATtgatttattgtattgtataaacaaattggtcTTGCATCCATCTTGTTTGCTGCCTTAGGTAATCTTTTAGAACTCGATTTTGTTGTTGAAGACCTTCGATGGACGCGGCCAATGGTCTGAGCTGATCACTTatgaaagttttcaactcttcaagGTCAATGCTGCGTTGAGGTGGTACTGGTTCTTTACTTCTTCCAACTGGGTCTTCGAAATTTACTGCATTACTCGATCCTAACCCAGTAGGTTCAAATATGGTTGGAGGAGGCACAAAATTGTGAATTGAACTTGGTGAGGGCGAAGGAAGGGGACAATGGATGTCTTGATCTATATGAGTAGGTTCTTGGTGCGTTTGATCAAGACTCCTTTCTGGCGGGGCCACTGGTGAGTCATGGAGAGTGAGGTTTAGGGTTGTCCGTGCTTCTTCATCCGTAAGTTCAAGCCCTGCTTCATAATCTTCATGCTTTAAAACTTTATCGATGTGTTCAACTATCTAGACGCGTCTTCTTTTGGGGGCACATTCAAATGCTCGAGGTCTTGTTGCCACTTCTTTAGGAAGCAAGGCAAGCTGATACGGCGAACCGCAAAGTAAATGCCTGATTAACTTAATGTTCGTCAGATCGTCAATTTCTTCATGATCATCCCCTAGAGGGATACCTTCGTGTTCACATAATGCATAGATCAGCCATGGAAAATATAGTTGTCCTCTTGGTTTGGTTTTGATGGTCTTGATCTGATCCCTTATTATTCTTCCTACATCTAAAGGGATGCACTGCATGATACAATAGGTAGCCAAGGCGCGTTCTTTCGACAATGTTTCATGATGCATTGAAGGCATGATGCTCCTCTTGACTAGATAATACCATAGATTCGCGTCTGGGTTTAAGTTTCTGAAAGCTAGCATCTTTGCTCCATTTCTAGATGTTTTCCACTTGCTTCCAGGCTTGCCTACCACTCTTAACGCATCTTCAAGTTCGCTCGACGTTGGTTGATCCTAGATGCGGTTACCTTCTACGTCCGGATTACTAGCGATGTTGAACACTTCGTTGATCTTATCAGCTGAGAAGGGCACTAACACCCCATAAAAAAATGTTGTATTCTTTTCCATGTCAAACTCACTGTTGTAGAACATGCAGACGAGGATGGGCCAAATTCTTGTATGCCCAATGCAGAACTAACCTCAACCCATTTCATTTATTGTTTCTCTTATGTATACTGGCAGTGGTTTGCGCTCGGGAAAGAAGCCTTTCTCTACAAGTATATCACTGAATTGACTCTTTCTTCCCAATGCAGAATTGACCCCAACCCATTGCGTTTATTGTTTCTCTTATGTATACTGGCAGTGGGTTGCACTCGGGAAAGAAGCCTTTCTCTACAAGTATATCACTGAATTGACTCTTTCTTCCCATTGTCTTTTTAGGTAACGTGTCGGTTACCTTGCGTTTTCCTACCGCGTGTTCTTTGGCTTCCCGTGCTAGCTCTCTCAATTCATTCTCCAATTTCCTTTGGAGAGTTGTCTTCCTTCGCCCTTGCCTTACGGGCTGATAATCTTCCAAGTCCTTCACTAACACATCATGCCTAAAGCAACTCCCATACGTTGCATCCTTAGGGTTGGATGCTGAttgctcatcttcttcctccagtattaattttcttttccttgtcACTCTCTTTTCTTATGAGGGCCCTTCATTCGTGTCAGTTTGGCATGATTGAGACGCGTCAGGGCcaattctcctttcttcttcttctccatcttcttcttccaattctGTTTCGAGCATCATAGTGCACCACTCCGCTTCGTCCAATTCAAGTGATGCGTTAGGTTGGTCGGAACACATCACTTCGTCCAATATGAAGATGGGTGAACACGACAGTTGGCTTGATGCATCTAATTCAACTGGGTAGATGGTGGCTAAGGGTTGGATTAAAAGTGGGGGTGCTGGACGCATGGCTGGTGATAGGGCGTTGTGAAGGTAGGTTAGAAGTGGGTCATACGTTGCACCCACCGGGGCTATGTTAGGAATGAATGGTGGTGGTGCAGCCTTGGTGTAGGGCTTATTGACAGTCGTAGATGACAGATGCTGCCTCGGTTTTGAAGGGGTTTTAGGCTTTGGTTTAGGGTTAGCTTTGGGTTTTAGTTGAGGAGTCTTGGCAGGAAGGGTTGTAATGGCTTTGGTGGACTTCAAAGGAGGTTTTGTGGGTGTTGTGATAGGTTTTGACCGAGACGACCGCTGGGAGGTGGAGGTTGCTCCGCCGTGCGTAGGTTTGATTTGGACAGAGGGTTTTGAGGTTTTTCGTGGGCTTGGGGGAGGTGAAGTCAAAACAGAGAATGAAGAGAAGAAACTTACTAGTGAGTCGTTTTCGAAGCTCATGGTTTGGTTCTGACTATCAGATGCAGACGACATTGTGGCTGGAGAGACGTTTGAGCAGATCGATGGTGAGGGAAATGGTGAGGGctagggttttcttttttgtttaacaGATGGGTCGAGAGGGAAATGcgaaagaagaaggaaattgaAGCATTCAATTTTATATAGGCTGGGAGAGAGAGTGGGGTGACGTCAGGTGGCGCCTGACGTCCGTAATAAATGCAAAGTTGAAGGGACGTTCTTGGGTTTCTAAGCACTCGAGTGCTTTGTATTTTTTACACGTATCCCTTCAACTAGGCCACGCATTAGACTTAAGTCTAACGCGTTCGTTATTCCCATCTCGATTATACACaactttttttataataaaaaagaaagtaaaatttCTAACTTATGAAGGCAATAACAAAGAACAATCAATCTTAAAAAACagacaaacaaacaaaccaacaaactcaAATGTATAGGTAAAATACATAATGCAAAAAAGTAAAAGGAAAGAGGAAGCGTCCCTAGAGTATATATCGATGCGAACGTAGGAATGCTTCGACGCGGGCCTCAACTGGCTTCGCATAGTGTGAGAGATGACTTTTGACATTCTAGGCCATCTTCAAAGTATGACTTCACTCTTTGgccatttactttgaatgcgttggtgCCATCCTCCCATGTTAATTCCACTGCTCCATATAGAAAGATTgttttaatgatgaagggtcctGACTACCTAGATTTTAACTTCCCTAGGAACAAACGCAAACGTGAATTGAACAATAGAACTTTCTAGCCAACAACAAGCTCTTACTGATGTGTTGGTTGTGCCAacgttttttcttctctttgtagAGCTTGTTGTTCTCGTATGCGTTAAATCACCACTCCTCATGCTCATTAAGCTGAAGTTTGCGTTGAACGCCCTCAGCGTCCAAGTTCAAATTTAGCTTCTTAACTGCCTATGGGGGTCTTTTAGGCAGTCCTGTAGGCCCAGAGCACTTCATCCAGCCTCTGTGCCCAGTCCTTCTGCAATGCATTGACAATTTTCTCCAGGATAGAtttgatttctcgattggatACTTCAGCTTAACCATTCGTTTGTGGGTGGTAGGCGGTAGCGATCTTGTGCCTATTATTATATGATTGCGGTGTTTGCGTGCTGCTCGCTTGATTATGCGTTGGACCGTTGTTTTGCGGGAAAGATCTGGGCGGCCTTCCTTTTTGCGCCACTGGTTGGAAGTTTTGTAGTTGATTTTTTCATGCTAaattgggtggtttctccacccggggttgtacgtATCGGAGTAGGGGTTATTCTTTATAAAGCACACTGACTGCGGGATTTTCTTGGCATTCCTCCATCGAATAAGATTCTCcacaaatgacacaacttgcggtcgtttaagcaattgcgttgacctaCCTTTTCTTCGCTCCCGTGTTTTTAATTGCAATGCCTtgaatcaaactcatcatcgcagtcatcttGTTTTGCAAGGATGCGATGGCCCTGTTGTTTGCGTCACTAACTCtgattcttaatctttgatcgctttcccgccaatcctcgtgatttttggaaatgtgatcaagtatactctttgtctcctcatatgttttgtcaagcagaccaccagctgctgccacattggcagcgATCTGTGAAGCAAGGTTTAGTCCTTggtaaaaaaatctccatcggcaggcagtctggtaagctATTATGCGGACAGACTCTTACCAACcacttaaacctcgcccaagcatcgctgagcgattcgtcatttttttgttcaaaatttgttattaatttccttctcctggaATTCTCGGTTGTGGGAAATACTTCATAAACTTTTTCACcacctgttcccacgaagttatctctcccgatttgagagaatatgcccattttcttgcctgatcacacaaagaaaatggaaacaaagttaatcgaacttcttcggtagagatatttgggaacaaaAAAGTGTTGTAGATTTCCATGAAGCTCTGGAGGTGGGCGTACGGGTCTTTGCCACGCCTCCCTCCAAACTACCCAGTAGCCTAGACcatctgcaacattaccgacttcatttcaaacctcgatccgttTAACattggcctcatgattcctggagagaaatcataaaggttgggcgatgcatagtctcGAATGGGTCTATTCCGACATTCGCCAGAAGGATGTGGTTGGCCCTTATATTGTTCGTGTTTGCGGCCCTTTCTTCCGGTTGTTCCACCATTCTTAGGTTTTTTCTTGTAGTTGGCAGTTATCTCTTAGTCTAcgtcgaaatgttctctcaatatCCGGGTCATAGTTCGCCAAAGATTGAGAGccgcaaagaaatcagaaaaattatcgTTAGCACACTGAATTGTCGAAGTCCccaacaacggcgccaaaaacttgatacgttattttatgcggtgaaaatatggaatgaaatgtggtgatggaattgcgttgagcaacaagttttcttagtggaatccaagtataaaccccactgagtttcctggtaagtccagggtcgaacttagggacttgggaaaacagttTGCTgtggtaattttcaagaagactttgcaataaccaaataatcaaatagttgtttggatTGTTGTTTGCAGTAATAAAAGTAAACAAATGCAATGAaatttcgaaaagagttgataaaacggaagatgcgatgagtatgcggtgaaagggttgagaagggtttggctaacacttcctaggatgcgttcatgttatgcgaccatgcaacacatatacaatagtaaaccatctctcaacgcgaatgctacggcttctaatgctagaacgcatgcgatatatgcgatgagtctataggacctacagaTAAgcctctatttttatttatgtgatgacaaaatgaacacacacaaataaggcgaccacataatatcatacctatctctagggtgcatgcgacgaaggttgacaaatagagcttatctctaagttcctatctcttgcttatgcagatctaatcttactctctcgaatctagattctaacctagctctctcaagtcttaggttctttctttagactctctctcgagtagctctaaaggggtgttgggcacaacataaaacaaaataatcgtatgcaatgaagatcctagatcatgttagcttagttcttctcaacccattcgataagtttagctactcatgcgtgctaagagagtgaagagatgtagataaagaaattccattgtatagatatagagttgaaatacaaaataacaatgcaagaagagaataaagagcctggtagcaatatctttcttcccaaggcttttacactgtcttttctactctgttcaaaagataatctcgctctcgcaagaGTTGGCCCACTCTTTATTTTTccacgcctctgggttctctctcgagttgccctaagCGATCTCTCGACGTCTCTTCCCTtttcttgctccgccttaaaataaaagaaaaactaagaacaaggctattcttAAGGAGAAATTCTCTAAGTATCTGAACTTGCTGAACTAGCTGAACCCGTTTTCTAaaggttgcctttggtatttatagagcttcggggtgaaaggcgacttttctcttatgattgctcagATGAGATGgttttaattctctgactgatgagtcgaatatttgtcaccaaaaagttgagtgtacttgttatcgttagcagcttgtcaacttaattcagattcgaccgtcatcagctttctgtcccatcatgattaattatgcttttcacccagatgcgcccactaagttacgccggctctatgcggcaatccttcttgagcagatgtttgcgagcacaaatcactacaaagccttgcggtaatgttgcactcgtccgttgatttcctgtgatcgcgctttccaccttgcgtcaacgcatattcggcataaaaatacaaaagttaactatttctatgcgatggatgcatgcgaccgcaattttatgaacttaatgctttttacacgcaatctaacatattttatcaatgcaaaccttcattgtttaataacttagcactgtaatagcgtgtatttctg harbors:
- the LOC120069502 gene encoding proline-rich receptor-like protein kinase PERK2; protein product: MSSASDSQNQTMSFENDSLVSFFSSFSVLTSPPPSPRKTSKPSVQIKPTHGGATSTSQRSSRSKPITTPTKPPLKSTKAITTLPAKTPQLKPKANPKPKPKTPSKPRQHLSSTTVNKPYTKAAPPPFIPNIAPVGATYDPLLTYLHNALSPAMRPAPPLLIQPLATIYPVELDASSQLSCSPIFILDEVMCSDQPNASLELDEAEWCTMMLETELEEEDGEEEERRIGPDASQSCQTDTNEGPS